The genomic region GCTTTCGACCTATATCGAGGCATGCGGGCTTGCGCCATCGCGGATCGCAGGAAGCCTCGGCGCCCGCGGCGGGCTCTATGAGAGCGCCACCGTGCGCGTGCACCCAACGGGGCAAGTGACCGTCCTGATCGGCACCCACAATCACGGCCAGGGGCACGAGACGACCTTCGCCCAGATCGTCGCCGAGAAGCTCGGCGTGAGGTTCGAGGACATCGACATCGTGTTCGGCGACACCGACCGGGTGCAGTTCGGCATGGGAACCTACGGCTCGCGCTCGCTCGTCGTCGGCGGCGCCGCGCTCGCCAAAGGGTTGGACCGCGTGATCGCCAAGGGCAAGCGGATCGCGGCGCACCTGCTCGAGGCAGCGGTCGAGGATATCGAGTTTGCGAACGGAACGTTCCGCGTGTCGGGAACCGACCGCGCGAAGAGCTTCGCCGAGATCGCGCTCGCGGCCTATGTGCCGCATGACTATCCGCTCGAGTCGCTCGACCCGGGGCTCGAGGAGCAGGCCTATCATGACCCGGTGAACTTCTCCTTCCCCTCGGGCGCGCATGTCTGCGAGGTCGAGGTCGATCCCGAGACCGGCAAGGTGGAGCTCGCCGCCTACACCGCGGTGGACGACGTCGGCACGGTGATCAACCCGATGATCGTCGCGGGCCAGCTCCACGGTGGCATCACCCAGGGTGTGGGCCAGGCGCTGCTCGAGCACTGCGTCTATGACCGCGCGACGGGGCAGATCCTGTCCGGATCGTTCCAGGACTATGCGATGCCGCGGGCCGACGATCTTCCCGCCTACCGCGTCGACACTCATGCCACGCCGTCGACCGACACGCCGATGGGGGTGAAGGGCTGCGGCGAGGTCGGAACGATCGGCGCGCCGGCGGCGGTGATCAACGCCGTGGTTGACGCGCTCTCCGGGTTCGGCGTGAAGCACCTCGACATGCCGGCAAGCCCCGCGCGCGTGTGGGCGGCGATCGCCGCGGCGCGCGCCTAGGCGCTGAGCGAGAGGACCGCGCGCGTCAGGACACCGTCGGGGCGAACCAGATCGTCGAGGATCGAGAAGTGGTTCGCCCCGGGCACGGGAAGGGTCTCGGCGGCGTTTCCTGCCGCTCTCCAGGCCGAAGCGAAATCGGCCGACTGGCGGCGCAGTTCCGGGAGCTCCTCTTCTCCCCAGGCGATGACGAGGCGTGCACGGCAGGGAGCGATGTGGCGGATCGGGCTCAGCCGTTCCGCTTCCGCGACGTCCATCCGGAGCGCGTCGTTGAGACCGCCTGCCTGGATCGGCGCGAGATCATAGAGGCCGCTGACGAGAAGCGCGGCATCGACCGCAGGTAGGTCGAGGCAGGAGGCGGCGAGATGCCCCCCGGCAGACCAGCCCGCGAGCACAAGCCTGCGCATCGGGAAGCCGAGCCGGCGCGCCTTGGCGATGATCCAGGAGACGGCCGCGCGCGCCTCGGCCACCACCTCCGTCATGGTCGCGGCGGGGCAGAGCGTGTAGCCCGCTAGCGCGACATCGATACCATGCGCGAGCGGGCCGTCGGCCATGCAGGCGAAGCCCTCCTTGGCGTTCCGCTGCCAGTAGCCGCCATGGAAGAAGAGGAGCAGCGGCGCGTCGGCGGCACCCGAGGGGAAGAGGTCGATCCGGTTTCGCTCGCGCGGGCCATAAGCCTGGTCAAGCACCGCTCCCGGCATCGCCCGTCGAGCGCCTGAGGCCTCGCGCCAGCGGGCAAGCCACTCCTGGCTGTCGGCGACCGCGCCCATGTTGTTGTAGGCCCGGTCGAGCGTCTCGCGGTCCATCTCGCGCCAGTGCATCGGTCCTTCCCGGAGCGTTGATGAGCATGGCCTCGGCGGCACAAGCACACGGCATGCCACAGAGTGCGCGAACGGCTAAAGTGTGCGCATGGACGCCCTCGCCATCGCCATGCTCGCAGGGTTTCTGCTCGCCTGCTTCCTCGCTGCGAGCACGGCGGCCGTCTATCGGCCGGGGCCGTGGTACGAGTCGCTGCGCAAGCCCTGGTGGCGGCCGCCGAACTGGCTGTTTCCGCCTGCCTGGGCGGTGCTCTACGTGATGATCGCGACCTCCGGCTGGCTCGTCTGGCGCGAGCGCGGATTCGTCGGTGCGGCCCTCCCGCTTGCCGTGTGGGGCCTGCAGCTCGTTCTGAATGCGCTCTGGTCGCCGATCTTCTTCGGCCTCAGGCGGCTCGATCTCGCCTTCTGCGAGCTCGTCCTGTTGTGGCTCTCGATCGCCGCCTGCATCCTCCTCTTCGCGCCGATCAGCGCCGCTTCGGCTTGGCTGATGGCCCCGTAT from Elioraea tepida harbors:
- a CDS encoding alpha/beta hydrolase, with amino-acid sequence MHWREMDRETLDRAYNNMGAVADSQEWLARWREASGARRAMPGAVLDQAYGPRERNRIDLFPSGAADAPLLLFFHGGYWQRNAKEGFACMADGPLAHGIDVALAGYTLCPAATMTEVVAEARAAVSWIIAKARRLGFPMRRLVLAGWSAGGHLAASCLDLPAVDAALLVSGLYDLAPIQAGGLNDALRMDVAEAERLSPIRHIAPCRARLVIAWGEEELPELRRQSADFASAWRAAGNAAETLPVPGANHFSILDDLVRPDGVLTRAVLSLSA
- a CDS encoding TspO/MBR family protein is translated as MDALAIAMLAGFLLACFLAASTAAVYRPGPWYESLRKPWWRPPNWLFPPAWAVLYVMIATSGWLVWRERGFVGAALPLAVWGLQLVLNALWSPIFFGLRRLDLAFCELVLLWLSIAACILLFAPISAASAWLMAPYLAWVSFAGMLNYAVWQMNRPRNRIA